The sequence below is a genomic window from Flavobacterium sediminilitoris.
TTTCAGTAAGGGCGCTTCGTTTGCATTTAAGTGATTTAAATGTAAAGTAAAATTATAACGAAATATTTCCTAATGTTTCTCTTAATCTATCAATTTCAAATGGTTTCCATAAAAAACCATTAAAATAATTGACTTCATAGTTTTGAGCGGTTAACATTGTATCGGCTGTGAGAGCTAAAATAGGAGTATTATTATTTAAATTAATTGTTGTTTTAATTAATCTTGTTACTTCAAAGCCATTCATTTCTGGTAAATGAATATCCATTAAGATAAAATCGAATTTTTTCTTCTTGACTTTCTTTAGTGCTTTCAAACCATTTTCAACATGATCTGATTCCATTTCCCATTTTGAAAGAATTTTAATTAATAGAGCTGCATTAATTAATGTATCCTCTACAATTAACACTTTTTTCCCTTTTAAATTTATCAAATTTTTAGGACTCATTTCGGAAACTTCATCTGCAAACGCAACTGTATCTGCTTTTAATTTAAAATAAAAAGTTGAGCCTTTACCCAAAGTACTCTTCACTTTTATCTTACTTCCATGAAGTTCTATTATTTTCTTTACAATTGCAAGCCCTAGACCTGTTCCACTATTATTTCTATTTAAAACAGATTTAACTTGGGAAAAACTTTCAAAAATATCTTTCAAATTATTTTTAGAAATTCCTTCTCCTGTGTCTTTAACTTCAAAAATTATTTTATCATGTTTTTTCTTAATCTTAAGTAGTTTTATTGAAAGTTCGATTGCACCTTCATTTGTAAACTTAATTGCATTACTAATTAAATTATTTAATATTTGAACAATTTTTGTTTCGTCTAAATAATATAATCCTCTTTCTTTAATATCGAAATGGAGTATTAATTGCAAGCCTTTATCTTGAGCTTGTTTTTCATAAACGCCTACTACTTTTTGTGCTAAATCAAATAGGTTAACAGGTGTTTTTTCTAGTTTTGATCTTTGTGAGTCTAATTTTGTAAAGTCTAATACATCATTTACAATTTTAATTAAATTTGATGAAGCAAATTGTAAACTTTGGAGTAACACTTCACCTTCTTCACTCATTTCATCTTTCAATAATGTAATTATAGATGTTATAGCATTTAAAGGTGTTCTTATTTCATGACTCATAATAGATAGAAATTCTTGACGCATTTTAACTTCTTGAATTTCAATATTATTCTTTTGCTCTAATATTTCTTCTTTTTCTTTTTGAAGTTTTACTTCATTTTTTAAAACTTCAATTCTAGACATCATTCCATAATTCTCAATAACTTTAAATGTTTGAGCATTCATTACCAAATCTTTCTCTTTTTGATAACGTTCTAAAAATTCTAAAGACAAAGAATATTCTTTTTTTGATTTATAAATTAGAGAGACGAGCTTGTTTAGTTTTATACTACACATTACTAAATTAAGTTCATTGGCAATTTTCAAACCTACAAAAGCATTTTCCAATGCTAATGCCAACTTTCCCATTTTGTAATATAGTTCTCCTAACTTAGTATAAGTCATGGCTAATCCTGTTTTTTCTCCCATCTCATTATGAATACTTAGCGCTTTAAAATAAAAAGACTCTGCATTCTCATACTCATTTAACCAAAAATAAACTTTTCCTTTTCCATATAAAGCATATGCCATTCCTCTTACATCATTAGTTTTCTCTTTCAATTGGATAGATTTATTAATAAATGCCATAGCAAATTTTAATTTCCCCTTTTTTACTAGAATTCCAGAAATGGCATTATACGCGTTAGATTCTAAATTAAAATCGCATACTTTTTTGGCATTTTTTACTGCACTATTATACAATCGTAATGCACTAATGTAATCACCAATATAATCGTAAATAGTACCTAATGATTTTTCTGTCCTAGATTGATTATAGTAATCATCATTTCTTTTATAAATTTTCAAAGCATCTATAAAAGTAATGAAGCCTAAGTGATATAAATTTGTTTTATAATAAACACCTGCCAAACTATATTTAGCATCTGCTATCCCTTTTTTATCATTTAAATCGGTGAAAATTCTTATGGCCTCATTAGAAAAAAAAGTAGCTTTTTCCATTTCGCCTATAACCATATTATATAATGCTAACTGGCTATAACTTTTTGCTTGCAAAGATTTATTATTTACAAGAATACTATTATTTAATGCATCCTGTGCTAATATAATACTTTGCGAAAGATTATTTATCCGAAGAGTATGTGCTTTCTCAAGCAATAAAAGTATTTTACTTTCTTTTTTGCTTCCTTTTATCAGGTTTAACATTCAAGTGAATTTGGGAGCATAAATATAAGAGAAAAATAATAAAAATATATTTTTCATGCATTATTTTCATTTATCTTACAAATAAAAGCAATAATAAATCAAATATTACAAACTTTATATCACATATCTCCAAAACTAATTATTCAATGATCCAAAGTAAAACAGGTTTATTACTTTTTTGTAATTGGACATCTAATTTTTTCATAAATTCATTAGATACTGCTGGACAACCCCAACTTAAAGGACTATATTTAGGATATATTTCTTCATTTTTAACTGCATCCCAAGAGTGTAAAACTACTACTCTTTTTTCTGCACTTTTATTTGATGGTTCTAAACCATGTAGCCAATACTTAACATTAATTCCCCAACTACTATAATCTCTCTTTCCTATCTTATACTTTCCTTTTGATGAACAATGGCTATTTTCTTTATCACTAAATACAACTTTTTTCCATTTATCAGGATTTTCTTGAAATTGATCACAACTTCCATGAGTAACTATATTTTTGTCTACGATTTTATTAGTTTTAAAGTCATAAATAAAAAAGCGATTTTTCCCTGAATGAACACTTAAATCCACT
It includes:
- a CDS encoding ATP-binding protein; this encodes MLNLIKGSKKESKILLLLEKAHTLRINNLSQSIILAQDALNNSILVNNKSLQAKSYSQLALYNMVIGEMEKATFFSNEAIRIFTDLNDKKGIADAKYSLAGVYYKTNLYHLGFITFIDALKIYKRNDDYYNQSRTEKSLGTIYDYIGDYISALRLYNSAVKNAKKVCDFNLESNAYNAISGILVKKGKLKFAMAFINKSIQLKEKTNDVRGMAYALYGKGKVYFWLNEYENAESFYFKALSIHNEMGEKTGLAMTYTKLGELYYKMGKLALALENAFVGLKIANELNLVMCSIKLNKLVSLIYKSKKEYSLSLEFLERYQKEKDLVMNAQTFKVIENYGMMSRIEVLKNEVKLQKEKEEILEQKNNIEIQEVKMRQEFLSIMSHEIRTPLNAITSIITLLKDEMSEEGEVLLQSLQFASSNLIKIVNDVLDFTKLDSQRSKLEKTPVNLFDLAQKVVGVYEKQAQDKGLQLILHFDIKERGLYYLDETKIVQILNNLISNAIKFTNEGAIELSIKLLKIKKKHDKIIFEVKDTGEGISKNNLKDIFESFSQVKSVLNRNNSGTGLGLAIVKKIIELHGSKIKVKSTLGKGSTFYFKLKADTVAFADEVSEMSPKNLINLKGKKVLIVEDTLINAALLIKILSKWEMESDHVENGLKALKKVKKKKFDFILMDIHLPEMNGFEVTRLIKTTINLNNNTPILALTADTMLTAQNYEVNYFNGFLWKPFEIDRLRETLGNISL
- a CDS encoding murein L,D-transpeptidase catalytic domain-containing protein gives rise to the protein MRNIICLLFIGFLCCNNKDVEREVFRDYTKYHQEALAYSIKNKFNQDYYYLVDLSVHSGKNRFFIYDFKTNKIVDKNIVTHGSCDQFQENPDKWKKVVFSDKENSHCSSKGKYKIGKRDYSSWGINVKYWLHGLEPSNKSAEKRVVVLHSWDAVKNEEIYPKYSPLSWGCPAVSNEFMKKLDVQLQKSNKPVLLWIIE